Below is a window of Enterobacter kobei DNA.
AATGTAATGCAGATCCGGCAGCAGTTGCCGGATCTCATCATAGACCGATAACCCACCGACGCCGGAGTCAAACACCAGCACGGTAGGTTTGAGGTCAGAAGGTGTAGCTGCCAGACAAGTTGTATTCTCGTCCTGCAGTTTGGTAGCCATAAGCTGTCTCGTAATCTTTATCGAACAGGTTAGCTATTTTACCACGAACTGTAAGATGAGAGGTGACAGGATATGACGCGGTGACATCAACCGTGCTGTAACTTGGCAGTCTGCGCTGCACGTTGTTGTACGCCGAGGTATTGTTGTCATAACGCTTACCAAAATATTGCCAGGAAACGTCCATACCTACGTCAAACATTGTCCAGTCGAGCTGATACTTCGCCTGCTGCCTGGAACGACGCGCCAGCACTTCGTCGTTTTCATCATTACGCGGATCCACATATTGCAGCGTCACGCGGTGACTGAAAATCCCGGTATCAAAACTTCCCGTCCATTCCACGCCTTTAATGGTGGCAGAGTTAATGTTGTCGTACGCGCCGGCAAAGGTCACCGGATCAGAGTAGTAGGTAATGAGATTGCTGATTTCATAACGATATGCCGACAGACGCCAGTCCAGCGGCCCCGTCAGGCCTTCCAGCCCTGCTTCCCATTGTTTTGACTCTTCCGGTTTCAGGTTCGGGTTGGAATCAATACCGAAACGGGTCGAGCCAAACTGCTGCCCCAGCGACGGCGCAAGGAACCCTGTACCGTAGGAAAGGGTTAACCGGTAGTCTTCAATGAACTCCCAGCCAGCAGCGGTCTGCCAGGTGCCGTGCCATCCAAACTGCTCATCATGATCTTCACGGCCAGAAGCTTCCAGCGTCACGTCGCCGAACTGTTGCTGCCCGGTCAGATACAGGCCGGTATCGTCGCGCTTGTAGCTGTCTGACATTACGGTATCAGAAGATCTCAGGCGCTGTTGCTGCCAGTCCACGCCGCCGCTGACGGAGCCATGCCCGACAATCAGGTTATTGCCCCACTGCACATTACGCTGCTCCAGGCGGTCCAGCGTGGTGCCATCCTGGTAACGACCATAAATGCTGCTGTAATTGTAATCCTTGATCTTCTGATAGCTGGCAATGAGCTGCGAAGAGTAAATGCCGGAGTGATATTCCAGTCCGGTATCCCAGGTCTGGTTATAAAGCTGATTTTCATCCGCGCTGTAAGCAGGCGAAAATGGCGCACTGCCAAGATCATAATCGACGTTATTGGCATAGCTATGCCCACGGAAGAAGCCGCTAACGCTGTCATTGAATTTATGCTCGACGCTGCCCCAGAAGGTTTTGTTGTGATAACTGTCGCGATCATTGTCGTGATCCCAACTGGAACCCGGCTGCACATTAAAGCCACGGGTGCTCTCGTAAGAGCCTGCCAGCGTCGCCTGGGTATCGCCAAAACGCTGACGCAGCGCGCCATCGTACTGCTGGTAGCCTTTCGAGCCTACGCTGGCGGTAATTTTCGACTGATCTTCGTCACTACGGGTAATAACGTTAATGACGCCGCCCATTGCGCCGGAACCATAAATCGCCGAACGCGGTCCGCGGATGTATTCGATACGTTGTACCAGGGAAACCGGAATTTGATTGAGATCGGGGTTATTGGTGATGCCCGGTCGACCCATCGGGATACCGTCCACCAGCACCAGAACCTGTCGGCCTTCGGTTCCGCGTACATACAGCGTGGAGTTTTGTTTCATCCCGCCATTCTGCGCAATATCCACGCCCGGTAAGCGACGCATCACATCATTGAGGGTTTTCGCCTGCCAGCGGTCAATCTCTTCACGGGTCACAACATCCGTGGGTGCCAGTACCGTACCTACGGGCTGCTGAAAACGATTGGCGGTAACGACAACGTTGTCCGGGTTGCTGTCCTGCGCCCAGCCGGAAAATGCCGTGACGGAGAGCGCCGTCAGCAGCGAGGTTTTTTTAATCATTGTTAAAGCATCCACAATATAAGAAGGATGCCGCAGGCCCCATCGATAGCACGCGATGATGTGAACCAAATGCGACGTTAACCGGCAGGTCTTCGGGCTCGAAAGTACAACAGATGATGACTTCCCACCTTACGGCAGTGTCTGCTTTCGCTATCACCCTTAACTTCTTACCGCTGCGCGTCAGCTCCAGATTTGCACTGGATTCCCTTTTAACTCAGGAGACCGGAAACCGGATGCTACATTTAGTTACATATAGATGTCCAGACTGCTAATTAAGAAATCCAAAAACGCCAGGGCTGGACAATACGCACACAATCCCTACAATCCCCGCGTAATTCCTTCTTACTCAGGACGCACCATGACCCCAGAACACCTCCCGACAGAACAGTACGACGCGCAACTGGCCGAAAAAGTCGTCCGACTGCAAAGTATGATGACGCCCTTTGCCGCGCCGCTTCCGGAGGTGTTCCGTTCACCGGTCAGCCATTACCGCATGCGGGCCGAATTCCGCATCTGGCATGACGGTGACGACCTGTATCACATCATCTTCGACCAGCAGACGAAAAACCGTATCCGTGTCGACAGCTTCCCGGCGGCCAGCGAGCTGATAAACCATTTGATGCGCGCCATGATGGGCGGCGTACGTCATTCTCCGGTGCTGCGCCATAAGCTGTTCCAGATCGATTATCTCACCACCCTCAGCAACCAGGCCGTGGTGTCGCTGCTTTACCATAAGAAGCTGGATGATGCCTGGCGCGAGCAGGCCGAAGCCCTGCGCGATGCACTGCGGGCGCAGAACCTGAACGTGCACATTATTGGTCGCGCCACCAAGACGAAAATCGCCCTGGATCAGGATTACATCGATGAGCGGCTGCCGGTCGCCGGCAAAGAGATGATCTATCGTCAGGTGGAGAACAGTTTTACGCAGCCGAACGCGGCAATGAATATTCAGATGCTGGAATGGGCACTGAACGCCACGAAAAATTCGACGGGTGACTTACTGGAGCTGTACTGCGGAAACGGCAACTTCTCGCTGGCGCTGGCGCGTAACTTTGACCGCGTACTGGCGACGGAAATTGCCAAGCCATCGGTGGCGGCCGCGCAATACAATATTGCTGCTAACCACATTGATAACGTGCAGATAATCCGCATGGCAGCGGAAGAGTTTACCCAGGCGATGAACGGCGTGCGGGAATTTAACCGCCTGCAGGGGATCGATCTGAAAAGCTATCAGTGCGAGACGATTTTCGTCGATCCGCCGCGTAGCGGGCTGGACGACGAAACCGAGAAGATGGTGCAGGCGTACCCGCGCATTCTGTATATTTCCTGCAATCCGGAAACCTTGTGTAAGAACTTGGAAACACTGAGCCAGACGCACAACGTTGAGCGTCTGGCCCTGTTCGATCAGTTCCCGTACACTCATCATATGGAATGCGGCGTACTGTTGACCCGTAAGTAAGCGGCTTATTCCGGCAATTCATGCCTGCGGTTACGCAGGCGATAGCCGATCCAGAATACCAGCGCCACGGAGAGTACCGCAGGCACAAAGTTAGAGCCGATAGCCGGATACTCTGCGCGCACCACGGCGCTGTAAAGCAGCACGCCAAGGATGAAACACGCCGCCGCCAGACCCGGTAAACCCACCGGCATCGTGCGGTTCTGATAACGCTGATGCAGACAGTACACCGTCAGCACCAGCGCGATAATCGGGAAAATGGAAAACGGCACAACAGAACTGAAAATTGCGGTAAAGGTGCCATTGATGGACAAGCCAGCGAGCAACGCCAGCAGCAACGTACCTTTATCTTGACCTGACTGTTTCATGACTCATCCTTCACTCAACGGGTTGTTGCGAAATCTTCTCTTGTTCACGGCGATACCAGTA
It encodes the following:
- the btuB gene encoding TonB-dependent vitamin B12 receptor BtuB codes for the protein MIKKTSLLTALSVTAFSGWAQDSNPDNVVVTANRFQQPVGTVLAPTDVVTREEIDRWQAKTLNDVMRRLPGVDIAQNGGMKQNSTLYVRGTEGRQVLVLVDGIPMGRPGITNNPDLNQIPVSLVQRIEYIRGPRSAIYGSGAMGGVINVITRSDEDQSKITASVGSKGYQQYDGALRQRFGDTQATLAGSYESTRGFNVQPGSSWDHDNDRDSYHNKTFWGSVEHKFNDSVSGFFRGHSYANNVDYDLGSAPFSPAYSADENQLYNQTWDTGLEYHSGIYSSQLIASYQKIKDYNYSSIYGRYQDGTTLDRLEQRNVQWGNNLIVGHGSVSGGVDWQQQRLRSSDTVMSDSYKRDDTGLYLTGQQQFGDVTLEASGREDHDEQFGWHGTWQTAAGWEFIEDYRLTLSYGTGFLAPSLGQQFGSTRFGIDSNPNLKPEESKQWEAGLEGLTGPLDWRLSAYRYEISNLITYYSDPVTFAGAYDNINSATIKGVEWTGSFDTGIFSHRVTLQYVDPRNDENDEVLARRSRQQAKYQLDWTMFDVGMDVSWQYFGKRYDNNTSAYNNVQRRLPSYSTVDVTASYPVTSHLTVRGKIANLFDKDYETAYGYQTAGREYNLSGSYTF
- a CDS encoding YijD family membrane protein gives rise to the protein MKQSGQDKGTLLLALLAGLSINGTFTAIFSSVVPFSIFPIIALVLTVYCLHQRYQNRTMPVGLPGLAAACFILGVLLYSAVVRAEYPAIGSNFVPAVLSVALVFWIGYRLRNRRHELPE
- the trmA gene encoding tRNA (uridine(54)-C5)-methyltransferase TrmA codes for the protein MTPEHLPTEQYDAQLAEKVVRLQSMMTPFAAPLPEVFRSPVSHYRMRAEFRIWHDGDDLYHIIFDQQTKNRIRVDSFPAASELINHLMRAMMGGVRHSPVLRHKLFQIDYLTTLSNQAVVSLLYHKKLDDAWREQAEALRDALRAQNLNVHIIGRATKTKIALDQDYIDERLPVAGKEMIYRQVENSFTQPNAAMNIQMLEWALNATKNSTGDLLELYCGNGNFSLALARNFDRVLATEIAKPSVAAAQYNIAANHIDNVQIIRMAAEEFTQAMNGVREFNRLQGIDLKSYQCETIFVDPPRSGLDDETEKMVQAYPRILYISCNPETLCKNLETLSQTHNVERLALFDQFPYTHHMECGVLLTRK